A DNA window from Shewanella baltica contains the following coding sequences:
- the prpC gene encoding bifunctional 2-methylcitrate synthase/citrate synthase: MSEAKKLSGAGLRGQSAGETALSTVGVSGSGLTYRGYDVKDLGENATFEEVAYLILYGELPTQAQLDAYKTKLKGLRGLPQALKEVLERIPAETHPMDVMRTGCSMLGNLEAEHSFADQSEITDRLLAAFPSIICYWYRFSHDGVRIDTETDDDQIGAHFLHLLHGKAPSALHAKVMDVSLILYAEHEFNASTFTARVCASTLSDMHSCVTGAIGSLRGPLHGGANEAAMELIQDMKDEADARDILMGKLERKDKIMGFGHAIYRDSDPRNAIIKEWSEKLAAANGDDRLYRVSVACEALMWEQKKLFCNADFFHASAYHYMDIPTKLFTPIFVCSRVTGWAAHVMEQRSNNRIIRPSADYVGVAPRKVVPIANR, encoded by the coding sequence ATGTCAGAAGCTAAAAAACTAAGCGGTGCAGGATTACGTGGCCAGAGCGCAGGCGAAACGGCATTGAGCACAGTGGGCGTGTCAGGCAGCGGCCTCACGTACCGCGGTTATGATGTGAAAGATCTCGGTGAAAATGCCACCTTCGAAGAAGTCGCCTATCTCATTCTTTACGGCGAGTTGCCCACTCAAGCCCAGCTTGATGCCTACAAAACCAAACTCAAAGGCCTTCGCGGTCTACCACAAGCCTTAAAAGAAGTATTAGAACGCATTCCTGCTGAAACTCATCCTATGGATGTGATGCGTACTGGCTGCTCTATGCTAGGCAACTTAGAAGCCGAACACAGCTTTGCCGATCAGAGTGAAATCACCGACCGCCTATTGGCTGCATTCCCATCGATCATCTGTTACTGGTATCGCTTTAGTCACGATGGCGTGCGTATCGACACTGAAACCGATGACGATCAAATTGGCGCGCACTTCCTGCATTTATTACATGGTAAAGCGCCGTCGGCACTGCATGCAAAAGTGATGGACGTATCATTAATTCTTTATGCAGAACATGAATTTAACGCATCAACCTTTACCGCTCGCGTCTGTGCTTCAACTCTGTCAGACATGCATTCGTGCGTAACAGGTGCGATTGGTTCACTGCGCGGCCCGCTGCATGGCGGCGCGAACGAAGCAGCGATGGAACTCATTCAAGACATGAAAGATGAAGCCGATGCGCGCGACATTTTAATGGGTAAACTGGAGCGTAAAGATAAGATCATGGGCTTCGGTCACGCAATTTACCGCGACAGCGATCCACGTAATGCCATCATCAAAGAATGGTCAGAAAAACTGGCTGCCGCCAACGGTGACGACCGTCTATACCGCGTATCGGTTGCCTGTGAAGCCCTGATGTGGGAACAGAAAAAACTCTTCTGTAATGCAGATTTTTTCCACGCCAGCGCGTACCACTACATGGACATTCCGACTAAGTTGTTCACGCCAATCTTCGTGTGTTCACGGGTAACGGGCTGGGCGGCGCACGTGATGGAGCAACGCTCTAACAACCGCATCATCCGCCCAAGTGCCGATTATGTGGGCGTTGCACCACGCAAAGTCGTCCCCATTGCCAACCGTTAA
- the prpB gene encoding methylisocitrate lyase, with translation MTQSAGLRFRQALAKAKPLQIVGTTNAYFALMAEQTGFQALYLSGAGVANASYGLPDLGMTSMNDVLIDAGRITSATQVPLLVDIDTGWGGAFNIARTIKEFEKVGVAAVHMEDQVSQKRCGHRPNKAVVSIEEMVDRIKAAVDARTDPNFVIMARTDAVAVEGLEAGIERAQAYIAAGADMIFAEALTELDQYRHFKAQVKAPILANMTEFGQTQLFNKEELAEAGADMVLYPLGTFRAANQAALNVMQALMNDGHQRNVLDTMQTRKDLYKYLGYHAFEDKLDQLFSQDK, from the coding sequence ATGACCCAAAGCGCAGGATTACGTTTTCGCCAAGCTCTTGCTAAGGCTAAACCGTTACAAATCGTTGGCACCACCAATGCCTATTTTGCCTTGATGGCAGAGCAAACTGGCTTCCAAGCCTTGTATCTTTCGGGCGCTGGCGTTGCCAATGCTTCATACGGTTTGCCTGACTTGGGCATGACCTCAATGAACGACGTGCTGATCGATGCTGGCCGAATCACCTCTGCAACACAAGTGCCTTTACTGGTCGATATCGATACAGGCTGGGGCGGCGCATTCAACATTGCTCGCACCATCAAAGAATTCGAAAAAGTCGGCGTCGCCGCTGTGCACATGGAAGACCAAGTGTCGCAAAAGCGTTGCGGCCACAGACCTAACAAAGCGGTCGTGAGCATTGAAGAAATGGTCGATCGCATTAAAGCGGCCGTCGATGCCCGTACCGATCCTAACTTTGTGATCATGGCGCGTACCGATGCGGTTGCCGTTGAAGGCTTAGAAGCAGGTATCGAACGCGCGCAAGCCTATATCGCCGCCGGTGCCGACATGATCTTCGCCGAAGCTTTAACTGAGCTAGACCAATATCGCCACTTTAAAGCGCAAGTCAAAGCGCCGATTTTGGCCAACATGACTGAATTTGGCCAAACCCAATTGTTCAATAAAGAAGAACTCGCCGAGGCGGGCGCCGATATGGTGCTCTATCCACTCGGTACTTTCCGTGCAGCCAACCAAGCGGCACTGAACGTCATGCAAGCGCTGATGAATGATGGTCATCAACGCAACGTGCTCGACACTATGCAGACCCGTAAAGACTTGTATAAGTACTTGGGCTACCACGCCTTTGAAGACAAGTTAGATCAACTGTTTAGCCAAGATAAATAA
- a CDS encoding GntR family transcriptional regulator has translation MLKQDTTFVSDDTHVSHLHKVKSTSADKTSTTLADQILVQIQTSIIKGELPAGSKINEQALAEKYGISRGPTREALQTLERQRLVVRAPHVGARVAQLTVSELNDLYQLRSVLEGMACELAASRITPEQLAKLEDLLAMQEAALAKGDTYFQEEGDVDFHYQIIQASGNKHLQETLVGGLYHLLRMYRYQCTNKNRPVKAIAEHRRIVEAIAQRDGELASLLMRRHIEQGRKNTELRLIELQANAAAKETLANIS, from the coding sequence ATGTTGAAGCAAGACACGACGTTCGTTTCTGATGACACACATGTTTCCCACCTGCATAAGGTCAAATCGACCTCGGCAGATAAAACGTCGACCACACTCGCCGATCAAATTTTGGTGCAGATCCAAACCAGCATCATCAAGGGCGAACTGCCTGCGGGCAGTAAAATTAACGAGCAAGCGCTGGCCGAAAAATACGGTATCAGCCGCGGCCCGACCCGCGAAGCCCTGCAAACCTTAGAAAGACAACGCTTAGTAGTGCGCGCACCCCATGTTGGCGCCCGCGTAGCACAGCTGACAGTTAGCGAACTTAACGATTTATATCAACTGCGTAGCGTACTTGAAGGCATGGCCTGCGAACTCGCCGCCAGTCGTATCACTCCAGAACAATTAGCCAAGTTAGAAGATTTGCTCGCCATGCAGGAAGCGGCGCTCGCTAAGGGTGATACCTACTTCCAAGAGGAAGGCGATGTCGATTTTCACTACCAAATTATTCAAGCCAGCGGTAACAAGCATCTGCAGGAAACCTTAGTCGGCGGCCTGTATCACCTGCTGCGCATGTACCGCTACCAATGCACCAATAAAAATCGCCCCGTTAAAGCGATTGCCGAACACAGACGCATAGTAGAAGCCATTGCCCAGCGCGATGGTGAGTTGGCCAGTTTGCTGATGCGTCGCCATATCGAGCAGGGGCGTAAAAATACCGAATTACGCTTAATTGAATTGCAAGCCAATGCAGCCGCAAAAGAAACCTTAGCCAACATCAGCTAA
- a CDS encoding DUF523 domain-containing protein has protein sequence MEKVLVSSCLLGQAVRYDGGHNLMESELVQTWLEQGRIVAICPECAGGLPTPRPPAERVGQRILTAQGEDVTHAFSLGADLALKLAQQEGIKVAILKARSPSCGNKQIYDGQFAKQLIAGQGLTAEKLSAAGITVFNEFELSAAAAWVAELEQSKKRTEQI, from the coding sequence GTGGAAAAAGTGTTAGTGAGCAGTTGTTTACTCGGGCAAGCGGTGCGCTACGACGGTGGTCATAACTTGATGGAGAGCGAACTTGTGCAGACGTGGCTCGAGCAAGGGCGGATTGTGGCGATTTGTCCCGAATGTGCAGGCGGTTTGCCGACACCCAGACCGCCTGCTGAGCGGGTTGGGCAGCGTATCTTAACCGCTCAGGGTGAGGATGTGACCCACGCTTTTAGTCTGGGAGCCGATCTCGCCCTAAAGCTGGCGCAGCAAGAAGGGATTAAAGTGGCGATCCTAAAAGCCCGCAGTCCATCCTGTGGTAATAAGCAGATCTACGATGGTCAATTTGCGAAGCAATTAATCGCGGGACAGGGATTAACGGCTGAAAAACTCAGCGCAGCAGGGATAACCGTATTCAATGAATTTGAGTTATCCGCTGCAGCGGCATGGGTTGCAGAACTAGAGCAAAGTAAGAAAAGAACTGAGCAGATCTAG
- a CDS encoding acyltransferase, whose protein sequence is MLNFLPGPVLFMLSLSLLIINTAVWGSLISIGGVVKLVMPAQSARNAVTAVMNRFMWAWACCNGGILYLIAKIEWDVEGLEGLDKNSWYLLISNHLSGFDIAAQTYVLRNHIPMLKFFLKRELAYVPIMGLGCWALDMPFMNRTSPAKLKKNPKLKGKDLATTRRACEKFKNMPTSIINYVEGSRFTKDKHQRQNSPYQHLLRPKAGGIAFTLSAMGEQFTSLLDMTIVYPDAPDDILFWVMNGKVTKIIVRIRALPVPQVDPTRYFSESEYRVEFQRWLNQVWAEKDQQIDALLQTNQNVADSADSTNHTQAS, encoded by the coding sequence ATGTTGAATTTCCTGCCCGGGCCAGTGTTGTTTATGCTGAGCTTAAGCTTGCTGATCATTAATACCGCCGTTTGGGGCTCGCTTATCAGCATAGGCGGAGTCGTAAAACTCGTGATGCCAGCGCAAAGTGCACGTAATGCGGTGACTGCGGTTATGAATCGTTTTATGTGGGCGTGGGCCTGCTGCAACGGTGGCATCTTGTATTTGATCGCTAAAATTGAGTGGGATGTCGAAGGGCTCGAAGGACTCGATAAAAACAGCTGGTACTTGCTGATCAGCAACCACCTCAGTGGATTCGACATTGCCGCGCAAACCTATGTGTTACGTAACCATATTCCTATGCTGAAGTTCTTCCTCAAAAGAGAACTCGCCTATGTGCCGATTATGGGACTGGGTTGTTGGGCGCTGGATATGCCTTTCATGAACAGGACTAGCCCGGCAAAACTCAAGAAGAATCCGAAGCTTAAGGGCAAAGATTTAGCGACCACACGCCGCGCCTGCGAAAAGTTTAAAAATATGCCCACCTCGATCATTAACTATGTTGAAGGCAGTCGTTTCACTAAAGATAAACATCAGCGCCAAAACTCACCTTATCAGCATTTGTTGCGTCCTAAAGCAGGCGGTATCGCCTTTACTTTATCGGCCATGGGTGAGCAATTTACGAGCCTGCTGGATATGACTATTGTCTATCCCGATGCACCTGACGATATTCTGTTTTGGGTAATGAACGGTAAAGTCACTAAGATCATTGTTAGGATAAGAGCGTTGCCCGTACCTCAAGTCGATCCAACGCGTTATTTCTCTGAGTCTGAATATCGCGTCGAGTTCCAACGCTGGTTAAACCAAGTGTGGGCGGAAAAAGATCAACAAATCGATGCCTTACTGCAAACGAATCAAAATGTCGCGGATAGCGCCGACAGCACCAATCACACTCAAGCGAGCTAG
- a CDS encoding acyltransferase: protein MGTLFSQIKGCIAFLGYVINTVFWTIPIVLISFIKLIPISPLRTATSHVLDFCASAWISVNGVIERCLHPVKIELSGDTDFSTKEWYMVIANHQSWVDILILQRVFNRKIPFLKFFLKQELIFVPILGLAWWALDFPFMRRYSTAQLRKNPKLKGKDIEITRKACAKFKAKPVSVMNFVEGTRFSKAKHQKQNSQFQHLLKPKAGGMAFALSAMGEQIHKLVDVSIYYPDSVPSYWDYLTGKLPSVKVHIKVSDIDPAMRGDYMNDRDFKIGFQEQLNQLWLTKDQVLSQLASQANKE, encoded by the coding sequence ATGGGAACGCTGTTTTCACAGATAAAAGGCTGTATCGCATTTTTAGGCTACGTTATAAATACCGTCTTTTGGACTATCCCAATCGTGTTGATCAGTTTTATAAAACTGATACCTATCAGTCCATTAAGGACTGCAACTAGCCATGTGCTCGACTTTTGTGCCAGCGCTTGGATCAGCGTCAATGGTGTGATTGAGCGCTGCTTGCATCCGGTTAAGATAGAACTGAGTGGTGACACCGACTTTTCCACTAAAGAGTGGTATATGGTGATTGCCAATCACCAGTCTTGGGTGGATATCCTGATCCTGCAGCGGGTTTTTAACCGAAAAATCCCTTTCTTGAAGTTTTTCCTCAAGCAAGAACTGATTTTTGTGCCGATTTTAGGCTTAGCTTGGTGGGCGCTCGATTTTCCTTTTATGCGCCGTTACAGCACGGCACAGTTGCGTAAAAATCCTAAGCTAAAGGGCAAAGACATTGAAATTACTCGTAAAGCCTGTGCTAAGTTCAAGGCTAAACCGGTAAGTGTGATGAACTTTGTCGAAGGCACGCGCTTCAGCAAGGCTAAACATCAAAAGCAGAACTCACAGTTCCAACATTTGTTAAAACCCAAAGCGGGCGGCATGGCCTTCGCGCTATCGGCCATGGGTGAACAGATCCACAAGCTAGTCGATGTCTCCATTTACTACCCAGACTCAGTGCCAAGCTATTGGGACTACCTGACAGGTAAGTTGCCAAGCGTTAAAGTACACATCAAGGTTTCTGATATTGATCCTGCGATGCGCGGCGATTATATGAATGACCGCGATTTTAAAATTGGCTTCCAAGAACAACTGAATCAACTCTGGCTCACTAAGGATCAAGTGTTAAGCCAACTCGCTAGCCAAGCGAATAAAGAATAA
- a CDS encoding YifB family Mg chelatase-like AAA ATPase has translation MAIACVNTRASCGVEAPQVTVEVHLSNGLPAFNLVGLPEASVKEARERVRSALINAGFEFPMRRITVNLAPADLPKQGGRYDLPIAVGILAASEQIPANSLKNLEFVGELALSGHIRYCQGLLPAIIAAKRQDHTLILPLDNRHDAELVGYPNVLFGSHLQSLAAYLQGQNQLPTLAPQLEWISQETPESHTCLSDVIGQYQAKQALEIAAAGNHNLLMLGPPGTGKTMLASRMMALLPALNYEEALEVAAIHSVAGLDIKPQHFLQRPFRSPHHTSSSISLVGGGSIPKPGEISLAHRGVLFLDEVAEFPRKVLDCLREPMETGEVVISRAAAKLTFLSRFQLIAAMNPSPSGDIDSQHRSSPEQIQRYLSRLSGPFLDRFDLTIEVPKLPAGTLTQTAPQTETSQDIAKRVKRARELQLGRAGVLNSELTGKQLKRFSGISDADLVFLEQSVVKLGLSVRSFHRIQRVARTIADLEQVPNTERRHIAQALGYRAMDRLLARLSQQY, from the coding sequence ATGGCGATTGCCTGCGTCAATACCCGAGCCAGTTGTGGGGTCGAAGCTCCCCAAGTCACAGTTGAAGTGCATCTCAGTAACGGCTTACCGGCATTTAATCTAGTGGGATTACCCGAAGCGTCGGTGAAAGAAGCCCGCGAGCGGGTGCGCAGCGCACTGATCAATGCAGGATTCGAGTTTCCGATGCGGCGGATAACCGTTAACCTCGCGCCAGCAGATTTACCTAAACAAGGTGGTCGCTACGATTTACCCATAGCCGTGGGCATACTAGCCGCCTCGGAACAAATCCCAGCTAATAGCTTAAAAAATCTTGAGTTTGTCGGTGAGCTGGCACTGTCTGGGCACATACGTTATTGCCAAGGATTATTACCGGCGATTATCGCCGCTAAGCGCCAAGACCATACCTTGATATTGCCGCTGGATAATCGCCACGATGCCGAGCTAGTCGGCTATCCTAATGTGTTGTTTGGCTCGCACCTTCAGAGCTTAGCCGCTTATTTACAGGGGCAAAACCAACTACCGACGCTGGCGCCGCAATTAGAATGGATAAGCCAAGAGACGCCTGAGTCCCATACTTGCCTGAGCGATGTGATTGGCCAATATCAGGCCAAGCAAGCACTCGAAATTGCCGCGGCGGGAAACCATAACCTCCTGATGCTTGGCCCGCCAGGTACGGGCAAAACCATGCTTGCCAGCCGAATGATGGCGCTTTTGCCCGCGCTTAATTATGAGGAAGCTTTAGAAGTGGCAGCGATTCATTCCGTTGCCGGACTCGACATTAAGCCGCAGCATTTTTTGCAGCGACCCTTTCGCTCGCCACACCACACAAGTTCATCGATATCCCTCGTGGGTGGCGGCAGTATCCCAAAACCCGGTGAAATTTCCCTCGCCCACCGTGGCGTGCTGTTTTTAGATGAAGTGGCTGAATTTCCGCGTAAAGTCTTAGATTGCCTGCGCGAGCCGATGGAAACCGGCGAAGTGGTGATTTCCCGCGCAGCCGCTAAGCTGACATTTTTGAGTCGCTTCCAACTAATTGCGGCGATGAATCCCAGCCCGAGCGGTGATATTGATAGCCAACACAGATCGAGCCCCGAACAGATTCAACGTTATCTTTCACGGCTTTCGGGCCCATTTCTCGACCGTTTCGATTTAACCATTGAAGTGCCCAAACTCCCCGCCGGCACCTTGACTCAAACCGCGCCGCAAACAGAAACCAGCCAAGATATCGCCAAGCGAGTGAAACGAGCGCGTGAGCTGCAACTCGGCCGCGCTGGCGTGCTCAATAGCGAACTCACAGGGAAACAATTGAAACGCTTTAGCGGGATCAGTGACGCTGATTTAGTGTTTTTGGAACAAAGCGTGGTAAAGCTTGGCCTCTCGGTTCGCAGCTTTCATCGTATACAAAGAGTCGCGCGCACGATTGCCGATCTGGAACAAGTGCCTAACACAGAACGCCGCCATATTGCCCAAGCACTGGGTTATCGCGCTATGGATAGATTACTCGCCCGCTTATCCCAGCAATATTGA